The Lineus longissimus chromosome 2, tnLinLong1.2, whole genome shotgun sequence genome window below encodes:
- the LOC135482472 gene encoding NAD(+) hydrolase sarm1-like isoform X5 — translation MGERTPTGQGYFPRTPSESAINKDPSKIKSQEKTWERSQSEINLDNRAFSSEISRSSSLEPESAEAVVSSGKVSEHSKVYWDLSKAAEAELRQQQAAGTAPGPVLEAEESPGFSIGRLKISLQTIHQREELKQDGSGSHVSRECRIYKRSTSETSVSSGGTHVSSKAITHEGYMQGKNFREIVAQSTVEMTQEIKLMTAEDADVQTNAIKQCHRMIVEAWMTPQIGRDYASALCDVLRDEGALDVLLENCWSPNRDIKLESTRLLEQSLTTENRDCVVKTGLENVVKMSCVVKDDTELARCSTGILESLFKHSEHTCSRVIQLGGLESILYSCRSNDKITQRHCANSLANLAIYGGADNQHEMIKAKAPEWLFPLAFSSDDSVRYYACLAIITLSANKEIEVAVVNSGTLGLVQPFILSHQPADFAHSDHSHLHGRSREWLRRLVPVLESKREEAQSLAAFHFNMEAEIKKEQGKLGIFKEIGSIDALKRAASSPNALASKFAAQALSIIGEDVPYKLSQQVPLWSEEDVQHWLRRVGFGEYEDGFKKCRVDGDLLLMMQEEHLKDDVKMSNGLIRKRFLKELKKLKMTSDYKSCDPTRLDTWLIDLGQEFSQYTYQMLASGIDKSLLGYISDENLKNDCGITNGVHRMKIIQAIKREISLVCSKPQITLPRIDTDGPSLKPIDVFISYRRSNGSQLASLLKVHLQLRGFTVFLDIERLTAGKFDESLLNSVRNAKHFLLVLTPNSLDRCQGDENQKDWVHKEIVTALESACNIVPVMDTKFHWPPADNLPEDMKAVGSFNGIMWIHDYQDACVDKLERFLRGDFRGDFNKCTGTGGRIEPPKSLTSPPTSVSKALLSESISLTEDEDVFV, via the exons ATGGGTGAGAGAACTCCTACAGGGCAAGGGTACTTCCCTAGAACCCCCTCGGAGAGCGCCATCAACAAGGACCCAAGCAAAATAAAATCTCAAGAGAAGACATGGGAGCGGTCGCAGTCTGAGATCAACCTGGATAATCGGGCGTTCTCGAGTGAGATCAGTCGCTCGTCATCATTGGAACCCGAGAGTGCTGAAGCTGTGGTCTCTAGTGGGAAGGTATCAGAGCACTCTAAAGTTTATTGGGACTTGTCCAAGGCCGCTGAAGCCGAGTTAAGACAACAACAGGCTGCTGGGACAGCACCTGGGCCTG TTCTTGAGGCTGAAGAGTCCCCTGGATTTTCAATTG GCCGCTTGAAGATTTCCCTCCAGACCATCCACCAACGTGAAGAGCTGAAGCAAGATGGCAGCGGCAGCCATGTTTCTCGCGAATGTCGCATTTACAAACGTTCAACAAGCGAGACGAGTGTCTCCTCGGGCGGAACACACGTCTCTTCCAAAGCAATTACACATGAGGGGTATATGCAAGGGAAAAACTTCCGTGAGATTGTGGCACAATCCACCGTTGAGATGACGCAAGAGATAAAATTGATGACGGCGGAGGACGCAGACGTACAGACAAATGCGATAAAGCAATGTCACCGTATGATTGTTGAAGCATGGATGACACCACAGATTGGACGTGATTATGCATCGGCGTTGTGTGACGTCTTACGGGATGAGGGTGCCTTGGACGTTCTCTTAGAAAATTGCTGGTCGCCCAATCGGGATATCAAATTGGAATCTACCCGGTTACTTGAACAGTCCCTGACTACTGAAAACCGTGACTGCGTGGTCAAAACAGGACTTGAAAATGTTGTCAAGATGTCATGTGTGGTCAAAGACGATACTGAACTTGCACGTTGCAGTACAGGGATTCTTGAAAGTCTGTTTAAACACTCCGAGCATACATGTTCCCGAGTGATACAATTGGGGGGCTTGGAGTCTATTTTGTACTCATGTCGTAGCAATGATAAAATTACCCAAAGACACTGTGCTAATTCTTTGGCTAACTTGGCCATATACGGTGGTGCTGACAATCAACATGAAATGATTAAAGCCAAGGCACCGGAATGGTTGTTTCCTTTAGCTTTCAGTAGTGATGATAGTGTGCGCTATTATGCCTGTTTAGCGATCATAACTTTAAGTGCtaacaaagaaattgaagtagCCGTGGTGAACTCTGGGACGTTAGGCCTGGTACAGCCTTTCATTCTGTCTCACCAGCCGGCAGACTTTGCTCACAGTGACCATTCCCACCTCCATGGAAGATCGAGAGAATGGCTCCGCAGATTGGTCCCGGTTCTCGAAAGCAAGAGAGAGGAAGCCCAGAGCCTTGCCGCCTTCCACTTCAATATGGAAGCAGAAATAAAAAAGGAGCAAGGAAAACTAGGG ATCTTCAAAGAAATAGGCTCAATAGATGCGTTAAAGAGAGCTGCCAGTAGTCCAAATGCTCTTGCCTCGAAATTTGCTGCCCAAGCCCTGTCCATTATTGGAGAGGATGTTCCATATAAACTCTCACAGCAAGTGCCATTGTGGTCAGAGGAAGATGTCCAGCATTGGTTAAGGCGG GTTGGTTTTGGTGAATATGAGGATGGGTTCAAGAAGTGTCGTGTGGATGGTGACCTGCTGCTGATGATGCAAGAGGAGCATttgaaagatgatgtcaaaatgTCTAATGGCCTCATTAGGAAAAG ATTTCTAAAAGAACTGAAAAAGCTCAAAATGACGTCTGATTATAAATCCTGTGATCCAACCCGTCTTGACACCTGGCTGATCGACTTGGGCCAAGAGTTCAGTCAGTATACGTACCAGATGTTAGCCAGTGGTATAGATAAGAGCTTACTCGGATATATCTccgatgaaaatttgaaaaatgactGCGGCATCACCAACGGTGTACACAGAATGAAAATAATACAAGCAATCAAAA GGGAGATCAGTTTGGTCTGTAGCAAGCCCCAGATAACCCTCCCCAGGATAG ACACCGATGGCCCATCACTCAAACCAATAgatgtgtttataagttaccggCGGTCCAATGGTTCTCAGTTAGCAAG TTTACTAAAAGTTCACCTCCAGTTAAGAGGTTTCACAGTATTTTTGGATATCGAGCGATTAACGGCTGGAAAGTTTGATGAAAGTTTATTGAACAGTGTTCGGAATGCCAAACACTTCCTCCTCGTCCTAACACCGAACTCACTTGATCGTTGCCAAGGCGATGAGAATCAAAAAGATTGGGTACACAAG GAGATTGTGACAGCCCTGGAGAGTGCCTGTAACATTGTGCCAGTAATGGACACCAAATTCCATTGGCCACCTGCTGATAATCTTCCAGAGGACATGAAGGCTGTTGGAAGCTTTAACGGTATCAT GTGGATCCACGACTACCAGGATGCGTGTGTCGACAAATTGGAGCGGTTCCTGCGTGGCGACTTCCGAGGGGATTTCAACAAATGCACTGGAACCGGCGGACGCATTGagccaccaaaatcactgacAAGTCCACCAACAAGTGTGTCAAAAG
- the LOC135482472 gene encoding NAD(+) hydrolase sarm1-like isoform X7, translated as MGERTPTGQGYFPRTPSESAINKDPSKIKSQEKTWERSQSEINLDNRAFSSEISRSSSLEPESAEAVVSSGKVSEHSKVYWDLSKAAEAELRQQQAAGTAPGPVLEAEESPGFSIGRLKISLQTIHQREELKQDGSGSHVSRECRIYKRSTSETSVSSGGTHVSSKAITHEGYMQGKNFREIVAQSTVEMTQEIKLMTAEDADVQTNAIKQCHRMIVEAWMTPQIGRDYASALCDVLRDEGALDVLLENCWSPNRDIKLESTRLLEQSLTTENRDCVVKTGLENVVKMSCVVKDDTELARCSTGILESLFKHSEHTCSRVIQLGGLESILYSCRSNDKITQRHCANSLANLAIYGGADNQHEMIKAKAPEWLFPLAFSSDDSVRYYACLAIITLSANKEIEVAVVNSGTLGLVQPFILSHQPADFAHSDHSHLHGRSREWLRRLVPVLESKREEAQSLAAFHFNMEAEIKKEQGKLGIFKEIGSIDALKRAASSPNALASKFAAQALSIIGEDVPYKLSQQVPLWSEEDVQHWLRRVGFGEYEDGFKKCRVDGDLLLMMQEEHLKDDVKMSNGLIRKRFLKELKKLKMTSDYKSCDPTRLDTWLIDLGQEFSQYTYQMLASGIDKSLLGYISDENLKNDCGITNGVHRMKIIQAIKNTDGPSLKPIDVFISYRRSNGSQLASLLKVHLQLRGFTVFLDIERLTAGKFDESLLNSVRNAKHFLLVLTPNSLDRCQGDENQKDWVHKEIVTALESACNIVPVMDTKFHWPPADNLPEDMKAVGSFNGIMWIHDYQDACVDKLERFLRGDFRGDFNKCTGTGGRIEPPKSLTSPPTSVSKALLSESISLTEDEDVFV; from the exons ATGGGTGAGAGAACTCCTACAGGGCAAGGGTACTTCCCTAGAACCCCCTCGGAGAGCGCCATCAACAAGGACCCAAGCAAAATAAAATCTCAAGAGAAGACATGGGAGCGGTCGCAGTCTGAGATCAACCTGGATAATCGGGCGTTCTCGAGTGAGATCAGTCGCTCGTCATCATTGGAACCCGAGAGTGCTGAAGCTGTGGTCTCTAGTGGGAAGGTATCAGAGCACTCTAAAGTTTATTGGGACTTGTCCAAGGCCGCTGAAGCCGAGTTAAGACAACAACAGGCTGCTGGGACAGCACCTGGGCCTG TTCTTGAGGCTGAAGAGTCCCCTGGATTTTCAATTG GCCGCTTGAAGATTTCCCTCCAGACCATCCACCAACGTGAAGAGCTGAAGCAAGATGGCAGCGGCAGCCATGTTTCTCGCGAATGTCGCATTTACAAACGTTCAACAAGCGAGACGAGTGTCTCCTCGGGCGGAACACACGTCTCTTCCAAAGCAATTACACATGAGGGGTATATGCAAGGGAAAAACTTCCGTGAGATTGTGGCACAATCCACCGTTGAGATGACGCAAGAGATAAAATTGATGACGGCGGAGGACGCAGACGTACAGACAAATGCGATAAAGCAATGTCACCGTATGATTGTTGAAGCATGGATGACACCACAGATTGGACGTGATTATGCATCGGCGTTGTGTGACGTCTTACGGGATGAGGGTGCCTTGGACGTTCTCTTAGAAAATTGCTGGTCGCCCAATCGGGATATCAAATTGGAATCTACCCGGTTACTTGAACAGTCCCTGACTACTGAAAACCGTGACTGCGTGGTCAAAACAGGACTTGAAAATGTTGTCAAGATGTCATGTGTGGTCAAAGACGATACTGAACTTGCACGTTGCAGTACAGGGATTCTTGAAAGTCTGTTTAAACACTCCGAGCATACATGTTCCCGAGTGATACAATTGGGGGGCTTGGAGTCTATTTTGTACTCATGTCGTAGCAATGATAAAATTACCCAAAGACACTGTGCTAATTCTTTGGCTAACTTGGCCATATACGGTGGTGCTGACAATCAACATGAAATGATTAAAGCCAAGGCACCGGAATGGTTGTTTCCTTTAGCTTTCAGTAGTGATGATAGTGTGCGCTATTATGCCTGTTTAGCGATCATAACTTTAAGTGCtaacaaagaaattgaagtagCCGTGGTGAACTCTGGGACGTTAGGCCTGGTACAGCCTTTCATTCTGTCTCACCAGCCGGCAGACTTTGCTCACAGTGACCATTCCCACCTCCATGGAAGATCGAGAGAATGGCTCCGCAGATTGGTCCCGGTTCTCGAAAGCAAGAGAGAGGAAGCCCAGAGCCTTGCCGCCTTCCACTTCAATATGGAAGCAGAAATAAAAAAGGAGCAAGGAAAACTAGGG ATCTTCAAAGAAATAGGCTCAATAGATGCGTTAAAGAGAGCTGCCAGTAGTCCAAATGCTCTTGCCTCGAAATTTGCTGCCCAAGCCCTGTCCATTATTGGAGAGGATGTTCCATATAAACTCTCACAGCAAGTGCCATTGTGGTCAGAGGAAGATGTCCAGCATTGGTTAAGGCGG GTTGGTTTTGGTGAATATGAGGATGGGTTCAAGAAGTGTCGTGTGGATGGTGACCTGCTGCTGATGATGCAAGAGGAGCATttgaaagatgatgtcaaaatgTCTAATGGCCTCATTAGGAAAAG ATTTCTAAAAGAACTGAAAAAGCTCAAAATGACGTCTGATTATAAATCCTGTGATCCAACCCGTCTTGACACCTGGCTGATCGACTTGGGCCAAGAGTTCAGTCAGTATACGTACCAGATGTTAGCCAGTGGTATAGATAAGAGCTTACTCGGATATATCTccgatgaaaatttgaaaaatgactGCGGCATCACCAACGGTGTACACAGAATGAAAATAATACAAGCAATCAAAA ACACCGATGGCCCATCACTCAAACCAATAgatgtgtttataagttaccggCGGTCCAATGGTTCTCAGTTAGCAAG TTTACTAAAAGTTCACCTCCAGTTAAGAGGTTTCACAGTATTTTTGGATATCGAGCGATTAACGGCTGGAAAGTTTGATGAAAGTTTATTGAACAGTGTTCGGAATGCCAAACACTTCCTCCTCGTCCTAACACCGAACTCACTTGATCGTTGCCAAGGCGATGAGAATCAAAAAGATTGGGTACACAAG GAGATTGTGACAGCCCTGGAGAGTGCCTGTAACATTGTGCCAGTAATGGACACCAAATTCCATTGGCCACCTGCTGATAATCTTCCAGAGGACATGAAGGCTGTTGGAAGCTTTAACGGTATCAT GTGGATCCACGACTACCAGGATGCGTGTGTCGACAAATTGGAGCGGTTCCTGCGTGGCGACTTCCGAGGGGATTTCAACAAATGCACTGGAACCGGCGGACGCATTGagccaccaaaatcactgacAAGTCCACCAACAAGTGTGTCAAAAG